The Henckelia pumila isolate YLH828 unplaced genomic scaffold, ASM3356847v2 CTG_461:::fragment_3, whole genome shotgun sequence genome window below encodes:
- the LOC140871374 gene encoding uncharacterized protein: MFYFIFLILTINFSHAFDETLESVLHDHALKVLTHRRPRTGALYDARLPPSLSGIKVSVVGLRSRTLWRTGANFSDFIIPPKTLPSPYSKRVLIVYHNLGNWSSFYSTLSGYTLVSPVIGFLVYDASFLSRERPLKLSKLELDTKGKPITIQFEKLTFSREGGRNRDKRCAAFDESGNVSMSEMSMSTECQTRIQGHFSVVIPVKKQKQAWPLWIVGFLGGFVGLILVGFVGNLAVRSLVGKRSEEMMEKEADNGEFLKTYWIHSSKMPRAEVTRTQPILESETLPNPKLSWFDWSNRFQSRKQ, translated from the coding sequence ATGTTCTActtcatttttctcattctgACCATAAATTTCTCACACGCCTTTGATGAAACTTTAGAATCAGTTCTCCATGACCATGCCTTGAAAGTTCTGACTCATCGCCGCCCGCGTACCGGCGCCCTATACGACGCTCGTCTCCCTCCAAGTCTATCAGGAATCAAGGTTTCAGTTGTTGGCCTGAGAAGCAGAACCCTTTGGAGGACAGGTGCCAACTTCAGTGACTTCATAATCCCCCCTAAGACCTTGCCGTCACCGTATTCGAAAAGGGTTCTGATAGTTTACCATAATCTTGGCAACTGGTCTTCATTCTACTCCACCTTATCAGGCTACACACTGGTAAGCCCGGTCATTGGTTTTCTTGTGTATGATGCATCTTTCTTGAGCAGGGAAAGGCCATTGAAACTGTCGAAACTCGAGCTCGACACAAAGGGGAAGCCCATAACGATTCAGTTCGAGAAGTTGACGTTTTCCAGGGAAGGCGGCCGTAATCGTGACAAGAGATGTGCTGCATTTGATGAAAGTGGGAATGTGAGTATGAGTGAAATGAGCATGTCTACCGAGTGTCAAACCAGAATCCAAGGCCATTTCTCAGTAGTTATTCCTGTCAAGAAACAGAAGCAAGCGTGGCCCCTTTGGATTGTAGGATTTTTGGGTGGATTTGTGGGGTTGATTTTGGTGGGGTTTGTTGGTAATCTGGCTGTGAGAAGTTTAGTTGGGAAAAGGAGTGAAGAAATGATGGAAAAAGAAGCAGATAATGGAGAGTTTCTGAAAACATATTGGATTCATAGCAGCAAGATGCCTAGAGCAGAAGTGACTAGAACCCAGCCTATTCTTGAGAGTGAAACTCTCCCAAATCCAAAACTTTCTTGGTTCGACTGGTCCAACAGATTCCAAAGTCGGAAACAGTGA